The following is a genomic window from Gemmatimonadota bacterium.
CTGGCCGGTACTTGCCCGGTCAGACATGCTCGGGCGCGTTCACGGTGCCTCGGTGAGCGTGCCGGTCTGTCGTAGTGCGATGCCGTCGAAGCCGGGCCGCGCGTTGGCGTGGCCGTTGACTCGTCGGCGTGCCTCGTTGACGCCGGGCGCGTTCTCGGCTGCCCATTCGCGTATCTGTGTCGTGGTGTGCTTGCGGCCCGTGTCGCGGTTGAGCCGGTCCGCGAGGTCGGCAATGGGCGCGAAGCTGCCCGCCTCCGCCGTGATGTGGTCGGCCCACCATTGGCCGATGGTGTCCTCAGCCGCGTGGTAATCGTCGCTGGCGGCTTGCCACCGCTGGGGTGTGGGCGGCAGCCCGTTGGCGAGGTAGTCGCGGGCGGCGTCAATGAACAGCGCCGCTATTTGCGGCCCTTCGGCGTGCAGCTTGTCCAGGAAGCGCGGGTCGCGGTCGGCTGGCGGCACGGCGGGCACCGGGATGAGCCGCATTCGTCGCTGAAAGCCCGAGTCGGTGCGCGGCAGGCTCGGCTTGGAGTTCCCGGCGATCATGAGCTTCGCAACCGGGGTGAAGTCGAAGCTGCCGCGCCTCATGTAGTTCGCTGTCTGCGGATCGCCCGACACGAGCGCTTTGAGGGTGCCCAGATGCGCCCAAGTGCCAGCCGGGAGTTCGGGCACCACGGCGAGCCTCGCGCCCGCCAGCCTCGCCAGCCATTCGCGATGCCGGGCTGCCTTGGTCACAAGCACGTCATCGGGAATGCCGACGGCGTAGCTGCCGAGAACGCGCCGCATGACCACCAGCAGCACGGTCTTGCCACCGCCGCCCGGCCCGTGCAGGAACACGAAGCAGTGCTCGCGGGTGTGCCCCGTCAAGCAATACCCGCACCACGACATAAGCCACTCAGCCTCGGCGGCGTCGGGCGCGATGTGGTCAAGCAGCCGCAGAAAGTGCGCCGGGGTGCCCGCCTCGGGCACATAGCCGAGCACGCGCGAGACGCGATCCTCAAACGTCGGCATACCGTCATAGCCCATGCCCTCATCGAGCAGTTGCACCCGCCAATGGTCAGCATCGGGATCAGCCACACCCGCCACCGCGGGGTTCGCGTCCCACTCGCCGCGGTAAGCCAGCAGCGGCTCCAGCTCGCGCTCGATGTGGTCGGTGCGGAGTCCGCGTCGGTCGGTTTTCTTCGCCGCCTCCAGTGCGCCATGAATGCGCGCCCGCAGCCACAGCGCCTTGTCGTCGGGCTGCCATAGCTGCCCCTCTTCTCGGGCCAGCCAGCCGCGAGACACGCTGTAGCAGTGCCACGGCTGCCAGTCCGCAGCAAGCAGCCGGGCAGCAGCAGCAGCGTCGAGCCTGCCCGCCCCGGCCAGCGCGCCGTCATCGGCTGCCCCGCCAGCGGCTACCATGAACGCAGTTCCTCCGCTTCTTGGTCGGGGCAGATCGAACTAACCGGGTCGGGCACTCTGCGGGGTGCCCGGCTCATCGCGTCGCCCGAGGCAACGCGTCGATCCACGCTGCGATGCCATCGGAGCGCCAGCGCACCGCCCGGCCGATCCGAACCGGCTCAGGGAAATCGCCCGAGTCCAGCCGCCGGTAAATCTCGCTGCGGCCGATGCCGCAACGGTGCTCAACCTCGGGGCGGCCCAGCAGCCGCACGCCATCGTCTTGTGTCATGTCTGCGGGGCGGAGATCGCCTCGCACGCGCGCCAAGCCGCCCCTCGCGTGTGAGGATCGGTTCAGCGCTTCGCAGCACTCCCGCCGTGCTGAACGGTGCGGGCGCCGCTAGCCCGGCCCTGCCGGACACGCCGACACTAGCAAGGAACCCAAGGGAGCCACCCCATACCCAAGAGAGTCACCCCATATAAGGCGGCGGCTCGCCCGCCCACCACAGCGCGCAATAGCCGCATCTCTCGTCGTAGCAGTTCGCGATGTGCCCGAAGTCTGCGCCCGCCTCGTTCCAGATGCGAAACAGCGACGTATCCGCGTCCGCCAGAGACTGGTCGGGGCCGAGCCGGTGCTG
Proteins encoded in this region:
- a CDS encoding AlpA family phage regulatory protein, translating into MTQDDGVRLLGRPEVEHRCGIGRSEIYRRLDSGDFPEPVRIGRAVRWRSDGIAAWIDALPRATR